One window from the genome of Candidatus Zixiibacteriota bacterium encodes:
- the ftsH gene encoding ATP-dependent zinc metalloprotease FtsH, protein MSWKRSSRTLIFWVALITLSAILVNYYSFGRQSRVEVTYTEFVEQLDADNVASVTVVERRLKGKFKVDVLKDVNGRSRRVKEFQLLLPTSDAEPLMARLEAKKVAINAEEEGVNWTSLLLGFAPWLLILVFFWLFMFRQMQSGPKGIFSFGKSRARLLTEDRPKVTFQDVAGADEAKTELQEVIEFLRDPGRFQRLGGKIPKGVLLLGPPGTGKTLLAKAVAGEAGVPFFSMSGSDFVEMFVGVGASRVRDLFEQGKRSAPCIIFIDEIDAVGRQRGAGLGGGHDEREQTLNQLLVEMDGFESNEGVILLAATNRPDVLDPALLRPGRFDRQVVVDAPDVRGREGILKVHTRRITLASDVDLKVLARGTPGLSGADIANLVNEAALLAARRNRDNVAMEDFENAKDKVMMGTERRSLMITPDEKKTTAYHEAGHALVGKLTPKADPVYKVTIIPRGLALGVTQFLPIDERHTHSREYLEARLVYTLGGRVAEKLVFNQYTTGAGNDLERATALAHKMVCEWGMSDVLGPVTFGKKQEEIFLGREIARHRDYSERTAQAIDDEVKRIVTEAEASAVALLSENIHHLHTIAKALLEREILDGEEIDALMRGEELNARPEPPPLPAEAAPILAAKPTPAREVEPLGDMAPGASPA, encoded by the coding sequence ATGTCTTGGAAGCGATCCTCGCGGACCCTCATCTTCTGGGTGGCGTTGATCACCCTTTCAGCAATCCTGGTCAACTACTACAGCTTCGGACGGCAGTCGCGGGTCGAGGTCACCTATACGGAGTTCGTCGAACAGCTCGATGCCGACAACGTCGCCTCGGTCACCGTGGTGGAACGCCGTCTGAAGGGGAAGTTCAAGGTCGACGTTCTCAAGGACGTCAACGGCCGCTCGCGCCGGGTCAAGGAATTCCAGCTTCTGCTGCCGACCAGCGATGCGGAGCCGTTGATGGCGCGCTTGGAAGCCAAGAAGGTGGCGATCAATGCCGAGGAAGAAGGGGTCAATTGGACCAGTCTGCTTCTCGGTTTTGCGCCGTGGCTTCTGATTCTCGTCTTCTTTTGGCTGTTCATGTTCCGGCAGATGCAGTCCGGGCCGAAGGGGATCTTTTCCTTCGGCAAGAGCCGGGCGCGCCTTCTGACCGAGGATCGTCCCAAGGTCACATTCCAGGACGTCGCCGGCGCCGATGAAGCCAAAACCGAATTGCAGGAAGTCATTGAGTTTCTCCGTGATCCGGGACGCTTCCAGCGTCTGGGCGGCAAGATCCCCAAGGGAGTCCTCCTTCTCGGTCCGCCTGGAACAGGAAAGACGCTGTTGGCCAAGGCTGTGGCCGGTGAGGCCGGGGTCCCCTTCTTCTCGATGTCTGGATCGGATTTCGTCGAGATGTTCGTCGGCGTTGGTGCTTCACGCGTCCGTGACCTCTTCGAGCAGGGCAAGCGGTCGGCCCCCTGCATCATCTTCATTGATGAAATCGACGCCGTCGGGCGTCAGCGCGGCGCCGGGCTCGGTGGCGGTCACGACGAACGGGAGCAGACGCTGAACCAGCTCCTGGTCGAGATGGATGGGTTCGAGTCCAACGAGGGTGTGATTCTGCTGGCCGCAACCAACCGCCCCGATGTGCTCGATCCGGCGCTGCTCCGGCCCGGACGATTTGACCGCCAAGTCGTGGTGGATGCCCCGGACGTGCGGGGACGAGAGGGTATCCTCAAAGTCCACACGCGCCGCATCACGCTGGCGTCCGATGTTGACTTGAAGGTCTTGGCGCGCGGCACTCCGGGTCTGTCTGGGGCCGACATCGCCAACCTCGTCAATGAAGCGGCCCTCCTGGCGGCGCGGCGCAACCGCGACAATGTCGCCATGGAGGACTTCGAGAACGCCAAGGACAAGGTGATGATGGGGACCGAACGCCGGTCCCTGATGATCACGCCGGACGAGAAGAAGACCACGGCATACCACGAGGCCGGGCACGCCCTGGTCGGCAAGCTGACGCCGAAGGCCGACCCGGTCTACAAGGTCACCATCATCCCGCGCGGGCTGGCGCTCGGCGTAACCCAGTTTCTGCCGATCGATGAGCGGCACACCCACTCCCGCGAGTACCTCGAAGCGCGCCTGGTCTACACGTTGGGTGGGCGCGTGGCCGAGAAGCTGGTGTTCAATCAGTACACGACCGGAGCCGGCAACGACCTCGAACGAGCCACCGCACTCGCGCACAAGATGGTCTGCGAATGGGGAATGTCGGATGTGCTGGGTCCGGTGACCTTCGGCAAGAAGCAGGAGGAGATCTTCCTCGGACGGGAGATCGCCCGTCACCGCGACTACTCCGAGCGAACGGCGCAGGCCATCGACGATGAGGTCAAACGCATCGTGACCGAGGCCGAGGCCAGCGCGGTGGCGTTGTTGTCGGAGAACATCCACCACCTCCACACGATTGCCAAGGCGCTTCTGGAGCGTGAGATTCTCGATGGTGAGGAGATCGATGCGCTCATGCGCGGCGAAGAACTTAACGCCCGTCCCGAACCGCCGCCCCTACCGGCAGAAGCGGCGCCGATTCTCGCGGCCAAGCCAACTCCGGCCCGGGAGGTTGAACCTCTGGGGGACATGGCGCCAGGGGCGTCACCGGCATAG
- a CDS encoding GAF domain-containing SpoIIE family protein phosphatase, with protein sequence MNETTTNVASGQLSSAGEEKTPTPPASPIVHPTDAELLIEAARALHATLRLNELYEIVLQVVATLTESAGAVLLLHRPRTHHPIIFKFWQRDTLGSVELPTDVGRDFVNWLEARGDDGSPFVTPLAVVDQAVAAAATSPVTPGRWVALVHRSRVLGAVGVVTGPSHQGARVDSLLVPMAEQVAVALDNALLYRETERQSLENHSLVEAGRMLLSSLDLDGVLDAILDSLQKVFPYNAGGIFLVGADGRVERIVDRGYSVGHDFYLSPLKEKAREGLVGWVATHGQPLIVNDVRRDPRYQPARAATRSEMVVPIHVDDRLVGVFNIERDIVDGFFDADLDFVTAFAQHAGVAIERARVHAALLEQRRIKGELEVARHIQRTFLPSANPQIEGFDIAGVNISSVEVGGDYYDFIEIIPGQIGIAIADVAGKGVPAALIMATFRASLIAEIRNNYALRSIMQKVNRLLCERNDQSRFVTALYGVLDTRNRIFTFSNAGHNPGVLRRADGSVILLKEGGTALGLFEDSVFEERALGLLSGDVIVLYTDGVTEMVGKDKTMFELPRLIKLVHDHAQEPAQAIVDAIRASLDAFADPSEPVDDVTLVVACVR encoded by the coding sequence GTGAATGAAACGACCACGAACGTGGCGTCGGGCCAGCTCAGTTCCGCGGGAGAGGAGAAGACTCCCACGCCCCCGGCGTCGCCCATTGTGCATCCGACCGATGCCGAGCTGCTGATCGAAGCGGCCAGGGCACTCCATGCCACACTGCGTCTCAATGAGCTCTACGAGATCGTCCTTCAGGTCGTCGCCACGTTGACGGAATCGGCGGGGGCGGTCTTGTTGCTGCATCGTCCGCGCACGCACCATCCGATCATCTTCAAGTTCTGGCAGCGCGACACACTGGGATCAGTGGAGTTGCCGACCGACGTGGGGCGCGATTTCGTGAACTGGCTGGAGGCACGTGGGGACGACGGGTCTCCGTTCGTGACGCCTCTTGCCGTCGTGGATCAGGCGGTCGCCGCGGCGGCCACCAGTCCGGTGACACCCGGACGCTGGGTGGCTTTGGTCCACCGCTCCCGTGTCCTCGGTGCGGTCGGTGTCGTCACTGGTCCATCGCACCAGGGCGCTCGCGTCGACTCGCTCTTGGTGCCGATGGCGGAGCAGGTGGCCGTGGCGCTCGACAACGCGCTGCTCTATCGCGAGACGGAGCGCCAATCGCTGGAGAATCATTCGCTGGTCGAAGCCGGCCGTATGCTACTTTCATCGCTGGATCTGGACGGCGTCCTCGATGCCATTCTAGACTCCCTTCAAAAGGTGTTTCCCTATAACGCCGGGGGCATCTTCCTCGTCGGCGCCGATGGCCGCGTAGAACGAATTGTTGATCGCGGCTACTCTGTGGGCCATGACTTCTATCTTTCCCCGCTGAAAGAGAAGGCGCGGGAGGGGCTGGTGGGCTGGGTGGCGACGCATGGTCAGCCGCTGATCGTCAACGATGTTCGCCGGGACCCGCGCTACCAACCGGCACGCGCGGCAACCCGCTCGGAGATGGTCGTACCGATCCACGTGGACGATCGTCTGGTCGGCGTGTTCAACATCGAGCGCGACATCGTGGACGGGTTCTTCGATGCCGACCTGGACTTTGTCACGGCGTTTGCGCAGCACGCCGGTGTGGCGATTGAGCGCGCCCGCGTGCATGCCGCGCTTCTGGAACAACGCCGCATCAAGGGCGAACTTGAAGTCGCGCGTCACATCCAGCGGACGTTCCTCCCGTCCGCCAATCCCCAGATCGAGGGCTTTGACATCGCCGGGGTCAACATCTCCTCGGTCGAAGTCGGCGGCGATTACTACGACTTCATCGAGATCATCCCCGGCCAGATCGGGATTGCCATCGCGGATGTCGCCGGCAAGGGAGTGCCGGCCGCCCTCATCATGGCGACGTTTCGGGCCTCCCTGATCGCGGAGATCCGCAATAACTATGCCCTGCGCAGCATCATGCAGAAGGTCAATCGCCTGCTGTGTGAGCGCAATGACCAGTCCCGCTTCGTGACCGCTCTCTATGGCGTCTTGGACACCCGCAACCGCATCTTCACCTTCTCCAATGCCGGGCACAATCCCGGTGTCCTGCGTCGCGCCGACGGCTCGGTGATCCTGCTCAAGGAGGGAGGGACCGCGCTCGGGCTGTTTGAGGATTCGGTCTTCGAGGAGCGCGCCTTGGGGCTGCTGTCTGGGGATGTCATCGTGCTTTACACCGATGGCGTCACCGAAATGGTGGGTAAGGACAAAACGATGTTCGAGTTGCCGCGCCTGATCAAGCTCGTTCACGACCACGCGCAGGAGCCCGCGCAGGCGATCGTTGATGCAATTCGCGCGTCCCTCGATGCCTTCGCCGATCCCTCTGAGCCGGTCGACGATGTGACATTGGTCGTGGCCTGTGTTCGCTGA
- the tilS gene encoding tRNA lysidine(34) synthetase TilS has product MTPVARHTPEPIPPLAALRAAGGSRIETLARRVQEYWEDYGRPSRRARILVALSGGPDSVALLATLLREAPRYDWTIGAAHVNYRLRGDESDGEEDFVRRLASTWDVKLHCCHPRRSRSRLKSNLQAWAREARYRFLERTALRHQYGWIAVGHQMDDRAETVAAAILRAGGTFALSGIPPVRGMIIRPLFEATRSEILAFLRQVRIPYRQDSSNHGDAYRRNRIRHHFLPDWERANPAIARGLARLGEQLWRQRVYLEHIAHRLVARAVRCEQDGRVTLAVRRMNRYDPVLDPFVLRDLVSKVGLSLVPRATTVDRFAELRRRRAAGGSVRVEQGKLVIERSQDEIAVWRQGAVAGVKRVPISVSRAGGHVSGVGSWSITTDVTLGRDMGTPDDCCLAHFDIKRLDGPLYLRCAEPGDRYTPIGLRGTKKLMDLLAENGVPAFRRGEVPVLTDAAGILWPIGYPVAARVRVTAHTRRILRVRVTGGPTQ; this is encoded by the coding sequence ATGACTCCGGTTGCCCGCCATACTCCCGAACCGATCCCGCCGTTGGCGGCCCTGCGCGCGGCGGGGGGAAGCCGGATCGAGACACTCGCCCGGCGCGTGCAAGAATATTGGGAGGACTATGGACGTCCTTCGCGCCGTGCCCGGATTCTGGTGGCGCTGTCTGGAGGGCCGGATTCGGTGGCCCTGCTGGCGACTCTACTGCGGGAAGCGCCCCGTTATGATTGGACGATCGGTGCCGCGCACGTCAATTATCGGTTGCGGGGCGACGAGTCCGATGGGGAAGAGGACTTCGTGCGCCGTTTGGCAAGTACCTGGGATGTGAAGCTCCATTGTTGCCATCCTCGGCGGTCACGCTCCCGGCTAAAATCGAATCTGCAAGCCTGGGCCAGAGAGGCCCGATACCGTTTCCTGGAGAGAACGGCGCTCCGCCACCAATATGGGTGGATTGCCGTTGGTCATCAGATGGACGACCGGGCCGAGACCGTTGCGGCGGCCATCCTCAGGGCCGGTGGTACCTTCGCCCTCTCGGGAATCCCCCCCGTGCGCGGGATGATCATTCGGCCGCTCTTCGAGGCCACGCGGTCGGAGATCCTTGCCTTCCTGCGCCAGGTCAGGATTCCATACCGGCAGGATTCATCGAATCATGGCGATGCTTACCGACGCAACCGCATTCGCCATCATTTCCTTCCCGATTGGGAACGTGCCAATCCGGCGATCGCCCGCGGGTTGGCACGGCTCGGCGAGCAACTGTGGCGCCAGCGTGTGTACTTGGAACACATCGCGCATCGTCTGGTCGCGCGCGCCGTCCGATGTGAGCAAGACGGCCGCGTGACGCTGGCGGTCCGGCGCATGAACCGCTACGATCCGGTTCTCGACCCTTTTGTATTGAGGGACCTGGTCTCGAAAGTCGGCTTGAGTCTGGTCCCACGGGCGACGACGGTGGATCGGTTTGCGGAACTGCGGCGGCGACGTGCCGCCGGCGGATCTGTGCGCGTCGAGCAGGGGAAACTGGTCATCGAGCGGTCACAAGACGAGATCGCTGTCTGGCGACAGGGTGCGGTTGCCGGTGTGAAGCGAGTCCCGATCTCGGTTTCGAGGGCTGGTGGGCATGTGTCAGGGGTCGGCTCATGGAGCATCACCACCGATGTGACCTTGGGGCGGGACATGGGGACACCCGATGACTGCTGCCTCGCGCACTTTGATATAAAGCGTCTTGATGGTCCGTTGTACCTCCGTTGCGCCGAGCCGGGGGATCGTTACACACCCATCGGTTTGAGAGGAACCAAGAAGCTGATGGATCTCTTGGCGGAGAATGGTGTGCCGGCCTTCCGTCGCGGCGAGGTGCCGGTTCTGACCGATGCGGCGGGAATCCTGTGGCCGATCGGCTATCCCGTCGCCGCCCGCGTCCGCGTGACGGCGCACACCCGACGGATCCTGCGTGTACGGGTTACCGGAGGCCCGACCCAATGA
- the hpt gene encoding hypoxanthine phosphoribosyltransferase → MTEPATAPTGTKPHHRMDVLFTAEQIARRVEELARQIEIDFADDTPVLVGMLKGSFIFVADLCRALRIPHHVDFMAIAAYGTGTTPSGAVRLLKDLSVNITGRSALIVEDIVDSGATLAYIRRLLSARQPRRLAVVTLLDKRASPEPDLPIEYVGFKIGAGFVVGYGLDLAERYRHLPHIARLDPAHMEENTPSA, encoded by the coding sequence ATGACCGAGCCGGCCACCGCACCGACGGGCACGAAGCCGCACCACCGGATGGACGTGCTGTTTACTGCCGAGCAAATCGCTCGACGCGTGGAGGAACTGGCGCGCCAGATTGAGATCGACTTTGCCGATGACACGCCGGTCCTCGTGGGCATGCTGAAGGGGAGTTTCATCTTCGTGGCCGACCTGTGTCGGGCGTTGCGTATCCCGCATCACGTGGACTTCATGGCGATTGCCGCCTATGGCACCGGCACCACACCCTCCGGAGCGGTTCGACTCTTGAAGGATTTGAGTGTAAACATTACCGGACGGTCGGCTCTCATCGTCGAGGATATTGTCGACTCGGGAGCCACGCTGGCGTATATTCGTCGCCTCTTGAGTGCGCGGCAGCCGCGTCGCTTGGCGGTTGTGACATTGCTGGACAAACGCGCATCTCCGGAGCCGGACCTGCCGATTGAGTATGTGGGGTTCAAGATCGGAGCGGGATTCGTCGTGGGATACGGATTGGACCTGGCGGAACGGTATCGCCACCTGCCCCACATTGCCAGACTCGATCCTGCTCACATGGAGGAGAATACACCGAGTGCCTGA